Proteins co-encoded in one Longimicrobium sp. genomic window:
- a CDS encoding YciI family protein, translating into MRFMILVKASPDSEAGVLPSEELLTEMGRFNEELVKAGVLLAAEGLQSSAKGVRIRFDGDQRSVIEGPFANTPELLAGFWLIQVRSRDEAVEWVKRAPNPSPGRVAEVEIRQVFEAEDFGPELTPELREQEERLRRQVAAA; encoded by the coding sequence ATGCGGTTCATGATCCTGGTCAAGGCCTCTCCCGACAGCGAGGCGGGCGTCCTTCCGAGCGAGGAGCTGCTCACCGAGATGGGCCGGTTCAACGAGGAGCTGGTGAAGGCCGGCGTGCTGCTGGCCGCCGAGGGGCTGCAGTCCAGCGCCAAGGGGGTCCGCATCCGCTTCGACGGCGACCAGCGGAGCGTGATCGAGGGGCCGTTCGCCAACACGCCCGAGCTGCTCGCCGGCTTCTGGCTGATCCAGGTCCGCTCGCGCGACGAGGCCGTGGAGTGGGTGAAGCGCGCGCCGAACCCGAGCCCCGGCCGCGTGGCCGAGGTGGAGATCCGCCAGGTGTTCGAGGCCGAGGACTTCGGCCCCGAGCTCACCCCCGAGCTGCGCGAGCAGGAGGAGCGGCTCCGCCGGCAGGTGGCGGCCGCCTGA
- a CDS encoding YciI family protein produces the protein MRFLSIYKTVERNTPPTQEEMETMGQLIQEYMASGHLIATEGCLPSALGARIRREGGRVTVTDGPFSESKEVVGGFALLEAESKEEAIALTRRFLEVAGEGECELRQLYQGEGGDCVGELSAEAEPAHA, from the coding sequence ATGCGATTCCTGTCGATCTACAAGACCGTCGAGCGGAACACGCCGCCCACGCAGGAAGAGATGGAGACGATGGGCCAGCTCATCCAGGAGTACATGGCCTCCGGGCACCTGATCGCCACCGAGGGGTGCCTCCCCAGCGCGCTCGGCGCCCGCATCCGCCGCGAGGGCGGCCGCGTGACCGTCACCGACGGGCCGTTCAGCGAGTCGAAGGAGGTCGTCGGCGGCTTCGCGCTGCTCGAGGCCGAGTCGAAGGAAGAGGCCATCGCGCTCACCCGGCGCTTCCTGGAGGTCGCGGGCGAAGGCGAGTGCGAGCTCCGCCAGCTCTACCAGGGCGAGGGCGGCGACTGCGTCGGCGAGCTCTCCGCCGAGGCCGAGCCGGCGCACGCCTGA
- a CDS encoding SRPBCC family protein, which translates to MLAKIALGAIALLCVVIATRPAAFRVQRTATIAAPAEVVFAEIGDLHRWERWNPFEQGDPSMRKTFEGSPSGVGSAYHYVSDRTGEGRMTLTEIDPHRRVAVRAEFIKPFAATNQVEFTLRPAANGAVAVTWAMSGRNNFVGKAISLFVGMDRMVGGEFEKGLAQLKRVSEAEAQRNDSRRVAVAG; encoded by the coding sequence ATGCTCGCGAAGATCGCACTGGGCGCCATCGCCCTCCTCTGCGTCGTCATCGCCACGCGGCCGGCGGCGTTCCGCGTCCAGCGCACCGCCACCATCGCCGCGCCCGCCGAGGTGGTGTTCGCGGAGATCGGCGACCTGCACCGCTGGGAGCGCTGGAACCCGTTCGAGCAGGGCGACCCGTCGATGCGCAAGACGTTCGAGGGCAGCCCGTCCGGCGTCGGCTCGGCGTACCACTACGTCAGCGACAGGACGGGCGAGGGGCGGATGACGCTCACCGAGATCGACCCGCATCGCCGCGTCGCCGTCCGCGCGGAGTTCATCAAGCCCTTCGCGGCGACGAACCAGGTCGAGTTCACCCTCCGTCCCGCCGCGAACGGCGCCGTCGCCGTGACGTGGGCGATGAGCGGGCGCAACAACTTCGTGGGCAAGGCCATCTCCCTGTTCGTGGGGATGGACCGCATGGTGGGCGGCGAGTTCGAGAAGGGCTTGGCCCAGCTGAAGCGCGTCTCCGAGGCCGAAGCGCAA